The following proteins are encoded in a genomic region of Vibrio spartinae:
- a CDS encoding APC family permease, with protein sequence MSNHTHVQSMDTVGLSMPPRPRLKMRLPTMMAICIGLVIVQGAMISATQGIGIGGMSFITAMIAALALAQFNAMSFAELSLMFPQEGTLATYTQKAIGHFPAIVAVFAGYVVVAILAIPVEMFLVDGMLAQLFPGTLPDKVVPLLILGVLTITNLVGTDVFARVQNILAFVLVSALILVGLTAITGLSQPHPDLAGQAVDWSFSGVWDGSFIGLIALAMWMMVGVEFICPMVNDVKQPRKNIPRAMHLSLLFIFLIFLAFAYGASLYLSRDTLVESPLPYLDYVNAVFGQSGLVIATVMALAATCSTINTVLASVPKMLHGMAMQKQAFPQLKAINRFDAPWAAIMMLSVCTAVSYFIFDIDALIVLVIAATTSWLLAYIVAHIDVIVLRQRLPQQERPYRTPFYPWPQIIGIVSMLYVALNNSPDPSMTRMVYTITGSILLIISLIAAFWVKFYMKRGLFEPDVD encoded by the coding sequence ATGAGCAATCACACACATGTACAAAGTATGGATACTGTCGGGCTGTCGATGCCCCCTCGTCCACGGTTAAAAATGCGTTTGCCGACAATGATGGCAATCTGTATTGGTTTGGTTATCGTTCAAGGGGCGATGATTTCTGCAACGCAAGGCATCGGGATCGGCGGTATGTCGTTCATCACCGCGATGATTGCAGCATTAGCGCTCGCCCAGTTTAATGCGATGAGTTTTGCTGAATTGTCACTGATGTTTCCGCAAGAAGGGACGTTAGCCACGTACACGCAAAAAGCGATTGGTCATTTCCCGGCGATTGTCGCGGTGTTTGCCGGGTATGTTGTCGTTGCGATTCTGGCAATCCCCGTGGAAATGTTTCTGGTTGATGGCATGTTAGCGCAGCTGTTTCCGGGGACGCTACCGGACAAGGTGGTTCCGCTGCTGATTTTAGGGGTTCTCACCATCACGAATCTGGTCGGGACTGACGTGTTTGCCCGCGTTCAGAATATTCTGGCATTTGTGTTGGTCAGTGCCTTAATTCTGGTGGGCTTGACCGCAATTACCGGCTTGAGTCAGCCGCATCCTGATTTGGCCGGGCAAGCGGTGGACTGGAGTTTCAGCGGTGTGTGGGACGGGAGTTTCATCGGTTTGATCGCTTTAGCCATGTGGATGATGGTCGGGGTTGAATTTATCTGTCCGATGGTTAACGACGTCAAACAGCCGCGGAAGAACATTCCCCGGGCCATGCATTTATCACTCTTATTCATCTTCTTGATCTTTTTGGCTTTTGCTTATGGTGCCAGCCTTTATTTAAGTCGGGATACGCTGGTTGAATCGCCTCTGCCGTATTTGGATTACGTCAATGCTGTTTTCGGTCAAAGTGGGTTAGTCATCGCAACCGTCATGGCACTCGCTGCCACCTGTAGTACGATCAATACCGTACTGGCCTCGGTACCGAAAATGTTGCATGGTATGGCAATGCAGAAACAGGCTTTTCCGCAACTGAAAGCAATTAACCGGTTTGATGCGCCATGGGCTGCCATTATGATGCTTTCTGTCTGTACCGCTGTGTCTTATTTTATCTTCGATATTGATGCGTTGATTGTACTGGTGATTGCGGCAACCACCAGCTGGCTATTGGCCTATATTGTGGCTCACATTGACGTGATTGTGTTACGTCAGCGGCTGCCGCAACAAGAGCGCCCCTACCGCACACCGTTCTACCCTTGGCCTCAGATTATCGGGATTGTCAGTATGCTGTATGTGGCATTGAATAATTCACCGGACCCGAGTATGACCCGGATGGTGTACACCATCACTGGTAGCATTTTACTTATCATCAGTTTGATCGCGGCATTCTGGGTGAAATTTTACATGAAACGCGGATTGTTTGAGCCGGATGTCGATTAA
- a CDS encoding AraC family transcriptional regulator, which translates to MPKNISKATLLPPSQFAYTIDPSRPVLTHSRSMLAETRMTPHSHPRGQLLWAAQGIVKVTSDAAIWIVPSTHAVWIPGGVVHQVQSETVTHMRNLYVDPSFPIRAQQKGIAMLKMTPLIRELVLRLVEGHDSLQEGPMKRLGLVLIDEIATLDELKVYLPAGKDPRLNRLITHIINEPLHHITLQQRAAQVGASVRTIERLFKAETGMTYRQWCSRHRLISTLELLRQGESTNRVAYELGYKSVSSFISAFKTLFGCTPQAYAQRENHQLPPI; encoded by the coding sequence ATGCCAAAGAATATTTCTAAAGCGACATTACTGCCACCGAGCCAGTTTGCCTATACCATCGACCCTTCTCGCCCGGTGCTCACGCATAGCCGCAGTATGTTGGCGGAAACCCGCATGACACCGCATTCCCATCCCAGAGGTCAGTTGTTATGGGCAGCCCAAGGCATTGTCAAAGTCACCAGTGATGCGGCGATTTGGATTGTGCCGTCCACGCATGCCGTTTGGATCCCCGGTGGCGTCGTGCATCAGGTTCAATCGGAAACAGTGACCCACATGCGCAACTTGTATGTTGATCCGTCATTTCCGATTCGGGCACAGCAAAAAGGCATCGCGATGCTGAAAATGACCCCGTTGATCCGTGAGTTAGTCTTGCGATTGGTTGAAGGGCACGATTCGTTACAAGAAGGACCGATGAAACGGCTCGGACTGGTGTTGATTGATGAAATTGCCACGCTGGATGAACTCAAAGTGTATTTACCCGCGGGTAAAGACCCGAGGTTAAACCGGCTGATCACGCATATCATCAATGAGCCATTACACCATATCACGCTACAGCAGCGTGCTGCACAAGTGGGTGCCAGTGTCCGTACGATTGAACGGCTGTTTAAAGCAGAAACGGGGATGACTTATCGACAATGGTGCAGCAGGCACCGTTTGATTAGCACACTTGAGCTGTTAAGACAGGGAGAAAGTACCAATCGCGTCGCCTATGAATTAGGCTATAAAAGTGTGAGCAGCTTTATCAGTGCCTTTAAAACCTTGTTTGGATGCACACCACAGGCCTATGCACAGCGAGAAAATCATCAGCTCCCCCCGATTTAA
- a CDS encoding SLC13 family permease, translating to MNNSVSLRHIAVALALILAAWLVLFPVEGVQPNVSHSAAVILITLVGWSTGLFPPFLTALIFFALVTIFQLLAPGVLFAGFGSTAVWLIISGFIIGSAISLSGLGKRLASRIAPYLVGSYFRLIFGLVVSAMILGFLMPSSVGRSVVMIPIGMALAEKVGFSRGSNGRLGVATSLTLACNMPSFAILPANIPNMILSGASETLFHLSFGYTEYLWLHFPVLGIVKSLIIVALTLVIFPAHIRAEASDEAPQQQEEVYQTALQIRVGIILGVTLLLWVTDTIHGVNSAWVGLAAAIVLLLPRWGVVPPKSFNSSIDFGAVVFVAAALGLGALVNRSGIGTIMGDILGGFIPGKAGGDFLNFMALSLMSMLTGFVATVPGVPTILTPMAGDLAQATGFTVPQVLMTQVVGFSTIIFPYQVTPLIIAMQLSHEPLSKLLKLTFPLAIITVLVLMPLDYLWWNLLGWLG from the coding sequence ATGAACAACAGTGTGTCGTTGAGGCATATTGCAGTTGCCCTCGCACTGATACTGGCTGCTTGGCTGGTTCTATTTCCGGTTGAGGGGGTTCAACCCAACGTTTCGCACAGCGCAGCGGTGATACTGATTACGCTGGTGGGCTGGAGTACCGGTTTGTTTCCGCCATTTTTAACTGCCTTAATCTTCTTTGCGCTGGTGACCATCTTCCAGTTACTTGCCCCGGGGGTACTGTTTGCAGGATTTGGTTCGACCGCCGTGTGGTTAATTATTTCCGGATTTATCATTGGCTCAGCAATTAGTCTTTCCGGATTAGGCAAAAGACTGGCATCCCGGATTGCGCCATATTTGGTCGGTAGCTATTTCCGCCTGATTTTCGGCTTGGTTGTGAGTGCGATGATATTGGGATTTTTGATGCCTTCGTCCGTGGGGCGCTCTGTGGTAATGATCCCAATCGGCATGGCTTTGGCGGAGAAAGTCGGTTTTTCTCGCGGCAGTAACGGGCGTCTGGGGGTCGCGACATCACTGACACTGGCCTGTAATATGCCGAGTTTTGCGATTCTGCCGGCCAATATTCCTAACATGATCTTAAGTGGTGCCAGTGAGACGTTATTTCACCTGAGCTTTGGTTATACCGAATATCTGTGGTTACATTTTCCTGTTCTCGGTATCGTGAAATCGTTAATCATTGTCGCGCTGACATTAGTGATCTTTCCTGCTCACATTCGTGCTGAAGCCAGCGATGAAGCGCCGCAACAGCAAGAAGAGGTATATCAGACAGCGTTACAAATCCGAGTCGGTATAATTTTAGGCGTGACATTGTTATTGTGGGTGACGGACACCATTCACGGAGTGAACTCTGCGTGGGTCGGGCTGGCTGCGGCGATTGTGTTGCTACTTCCCCGTTGGGGTGTGGTCCCCCCCAAATCATTTAACAGCAGTATTGATTTCGGAGCGGTTGTTTTCGTTGCCGCAGCACTTGGGCTCGGGGCGTTAGTGAATCGGTCGGGGATTGGTACGATCATGGGCGATATTTTGGGAGGCTTCATTCCCGGCAAGGCTGGGGGCGATTTTCTGAACTTCATGGCGCTTTCGCTGATGTCAATGCTTACGGGTTTCGTTGCGACAGTTCCCGGGGTTCCGACCATCCTGACTCCGATGGCCGGAGATTTAGCGCAAGCCACCGGTTTTACCGTTCCTCAGGTATTAATGACTCAAGTGGTTGGTTTCTCGACAATTATTTTTCCATATCAGGTGACACCACTAATCATTGCGATGCAGTTATCGCATGAACCGTTGTCGAAGCTGTTGAAACTGACATTCCCTCTGGCGATTATCACGGTATTGGTGTTAATGCCGTTAGACTATTTATGGTGGAATTTGTTGGGGTGGCTGGGGTGA
- a CDS encoding type VI secretion system Vgr family protein yields the protein MATLGFRLTIDGVNDETLVVRDYQGVESISDSVDDQGQPVYGYRYRIDIASRNSDLSFEQMVDSSALLEVLRDQEVVQKVHGIIRNFSRGDTGHHHTFYSLTLVPSLERLSLRHNSRIFQQLDVPEILSVLFQEMDINDYAFSVRRECAKREYCVQYRETDLEFFHRLAAEEGLMYHFEHQQDKHVLVITDNSEGFGRLAMPVPYNALSGGVFETPYVSTLTEHKQMDVSDVRLGDYSFKKPSYNLAQSATGADMSYQRGDYEHFDQPGRFKDDPSGQAFTQIRLEALRRHAHTFSGKSNEAQLQAGKRFDLMEHLDGEMNRNYLLIQVTHQGSQPQALEESGGSGATTYANQFAAVSGDQVWRMTPRNKPILKFPTMGKVVGPDGEEIYCDEHGRVKVQFPWDRYGSSNEQSSCWLRVTQGWAGAQYGMMAVPRIGHEVVVHFLNGDPDQPIITGRTYNANNVTPYPLPEHKTKTVIRTETHQGEGYNELSFEDQSGSEKIYLHAQKDTDTLVENDATTHIKHNQSTTIDNDRYSHIKVNDHHTVSGEARTKIAKSQTLMIEGELHVKAGKVWVNEAGTEIHIKAGEQVIIEAGNEITLKAGGSFVKVDPSGVSLSGAGVNLNSGGSAGSGSGFGGELPFNAKALIQEEQKHIMEFFYMDPELQPYAGTKYKAVLSDGTELTGALDEDGYAKLENVPNGVARIHYLSDEAFDDIPRESISKVVNRLDSLLGA from the coding sequence ATGGCAACGTTAGGATTCAGACTCACCATTGATGGCGTCAATGATGAGACATTGGTGGTCCGTGACTATCAGGGCGTCGAATCGATTTCAGACTCGGTGGATGATCAAGGTCAACCGGTTTATGGCTATCGGTATCGCATCGATATTGCCAGCCGCAACAGCGACCTGAGTTTCGAGCAGATGGTCGATAGCAGTGCATTGCTGGAAGTGCTGCGCGATCAGGAAGTGGTGCAAAAAGTGCACGGCATTATCCGCAACTTCAGCCGGGGCGATACCGGGCATCACCATACATTCTATTCACTGACGTTGGTGCCTTCTCTGGAAAGACTGTCGCTGCGCCATAACAGCCGGATCTTCCAGCAACTGGATGTGCCGGAAATTCTCTCGGTGCTGTTTCAGGAAATGGATATCAATGATTATGCGTTTTCGGTACGCCGTGAGTGTGCCAAACGCGAATACTGCGTCCAGTACCGCGAGACCGATTTAGAATTTTTCCACCGTCTGGCGGCTGAAGAAGGGCTGATGTACCACTTTGAGCATCAGCAAGACAAGCATGTGTTAGTCATCACCGATAATTCCGAAGGGTTCGGTCGCCTTGCCATGCCGGTGCCGTATAACGCGCTGTCCGGCGGGGTGTTTGAAACTCCGTATGTCTCGACCCTGACCGAGCATAAACAAATGGACGTCAGTGACGTCCGACTGGGCGATTACAGTTTTAAAAAGCCATCCTACAATCTGGCCCAGTCCGCCACTGGCGCTGATATGAGTTATCAGCGCGGTGACTATGAGCACTTTGACCAGCCGGGACGATTTAAAGACGACCCCAGCGGTCAGGCGTTTACGCAAATCCGCCTTGAAGCCTTGCGCCGACATGCGCATACCTTCAGCGGTAAAAGTAATGAGGCGCAACTTCAGGCCGGGAAGCGTTTTGATTTGATGGAGCACTTGGATGGTGAGATGAATCGCAATTATCTGCTGATTCAGGTCACCCATCAGGGCAGCCAGCCGCAAGCGCTGGAAGAATCCGGTGGCAGTGGTGCCACCACGTACGCCAACCAGTTTGCTGCGGTGAGCGGCGATCAGGTGTGGCGCATGACACCACGCAACAAACCAATCCTGAAATTTCCGACCATGGGGAAAGTGGTCGGCCCTGACGGCGAAGAGATCTATTGTGATGAGCATGGCCGGGTGAAAGTGCAGTTCCCATGGGATCGCTATGGCAGCTCGAATGAGCAAAGTTCTTGCTGGCTCCGTGTCACACAAGGTTGGGCCGGCGCGCAATATGGCATGATGGCCGTACCACGGATTGGTCACGAAGTGGTGGTGCATTTCCTCAATGGCGACCCCGATCAGCCAATCATTACCGGTCGGACATACAACGCCAATAATGTTACGCCGTATCCGTTGCCGGAGCACAAAACCAAAACGGTGATCCGCACCGAAACTCACCAAGGCGAAGGTTATAACGAACTGAGTTTTGAAGATCAGTCAGGCAGTGAAAAAATCTACCTCCATGCGCAGAAAGATACCGACACGCTGGTCGAAAACGACGCGACCACGCATATCAAGCATAACCAAAGTACCACCATCGACAATGACCGCTACAGCCATATCAAGGTCAATGATCACCACACCGTCAGCGGTGAAGCGCGCACCAAAATCGCCAAAAGTCAGACACTGATGATTGAAGGCGAGCTACATGTGAAAGCGGGTAAAGTGTGGGTCAACGAAGCCGGTACAGAAATCCACATCAAAGCCGGTGAGCAAGTCATCATCGAAGCGGGGAATGAAATCACCCTCAAAGCCGGTGGCAGCTTCGTTAAAGTCGATCCATCTGGTGTTTCCCTCAGCGGTGCCGGGGTGAACCTCAACTCCGGTGGCAGTGCCGGGAGTGGCAGTGGGTTTGGTGGGGAATTACCATTTAATGCCAAGGCTCTTATTCAGGAAGAGCAAAAACATATCATGGAGTTCTTCTATATGGATCCTGAGTTACAGCCATATGCAGGTACAAAATATAAAGCTGTTCTGAGTGATGGTACTGAGTTAACAGGAGCACTTGATGAAGACGGGTATGCCAAACTTGAGAATGTACCTAACGGTGTTGCCCGCATTCATTATCTTTCCGATGAAGCCTTTGATGATATTCCCAGAGAATCGATTTCTAAGGTTGTGAATCGACTTGATAGTTTACTGGGAGCGTAA
- a CDS encoding PoNi-like cognate immunity protein produces MTMDVTDFELSRRDPLLSGDVYNEQRDFFQDDKSNRYDKVNDSTNSIALRSRVSWSLSLGKFEYATLEYSAGSSLEEAEILIRDALAELNRHKTQFPFKSFSYWEPDSFQFLLWSLSFAIFSGEKKSLATIIRMLSKNPQDDDDPLLSILLARLGYIGLPRITYLVFPKSYQHLYDAIKGDGISPTKTERQESIKQYLKGWYKGMKDCYWYNRHKGQFPTFFGYWAFEAGLVTLLYGLDDSSYRHMLYYPKDLVDHARAQGYDQLFAPELMEQQKHYIVLPGDECSIDGTFLCNLTNDQIILNRGDRAPGPIEDENGNRIFWVSQ; encoded by the coding sequence ATGACGATGGATGTGACTGATTTTGAATTAAGTAGACGTGATCCTTTATTAAGTGGTGATGTATATAATGAACAGAGAGACTTTTTTCAAGATGATAAGTCAAATCGATATGATAAAGTAAACGACTCGACAAATAGTATCGCGTTAAGAAGTCGGGTCAGTTGGTCATTGTCATTAGGTAAATTTGAGTATGCAACACTTGAATACTCGGCGGGAAGTAGTCTTGAAGAGGCTGAAATTCTAATTAGAGATGCCCTTGCTGAGCTGAATAGGCACAAAACTCAGTTTCCATTTAAATCATTTTCATATTGGGAACCAGATTCGTTTCAGTTTTTACTTTGGTCTCTCAGTTTTGCTATATTTTCTGGAGAGAAAAAATCGCTTGCCACGATTATACGTATGTTAAGCAAGAATCCACAAGATGATGACGATCCTCTTCTTAGCATCCTTTTAGCTCGTTTAGGGTATATAGGTTTACCTCGTATAACCTATTTAGTATTCCCAAAATCCTATCAGCACCTTTACGATGCAATTAAAGGCGATGGTATTTCTCCTACAAAAACAGAGCGGCAGGAAAGTATCAAGCAGTATCTCAAAGGTTGGTATAAAGGGATGAAAGACTGCTACTGGTATAACCGTCATAAAGGTCAATTCCCGACTTTCTTTGGCTACTGGGCATTTGAAGCGGGGTTGGTGACATTACTCTATGGTTTGGACGATAGCAGTTACCGTCACATGCTCTACTATCCAAAAGATTTGGTTGATCACGCCAGAGCACAGGGGTATGACCAATTGTTTGCACCGGAGCTAATGGAGCAGCAGAAGCACTATATTGTTTTACCCGGAGATGAATGTTCGATAGATGGCACTTTTTTATGTAATCTGACGAATGACCAAATTATATTAAACCGTGGTGATCGAGCTCCGGGGCCGATAGAAGATGAGAATGGCAACCGTATCTTTTGGGTGAGTCAATAG
- a CDS encoding peptidoglycan-binding protein: protein MSSIALKEILTNKEYTFKENINLDNNTSVMASFQLQDKNGKLLGKEIPKNLKIKDKKVSTKVKVEDLAKQNKVSVKDIYKLMASIDVDNDKVFQKNEKTTVEVIPMVLQSDLLKDSETLNKLAVKRSKGYKKGIKGNEEVKLIQKALIELNFDLGNAGADGYFGNGTKGVIAQFQAAYTPTHATHKVYDFGDIDGIVGKDTILALDEALCDEWTSEIKCSCNRDFSVEDIKKLVAAIRSNTYYDGERILFFHKNKLFNYYANVPDEDRTHEKLTKVLNDSFNKYGISKCIHKIHYLANMYVETMYFTATREGKGISDYRYDPYRGRGFQHLTWKENYENYKEEQCVDIVTNYEWVADKLDIAADTGAWYWDKKSINDYAEKDSIFDTARLINIPGAKKSSQINGYDNRESAWKALKNIFKYPSKCSSGGA from the coding sequence ATGAGTAGTATTGCACTAAAAGAAATATTGACGAATAAAGAATATACTTTTAAAGAAAATATCAACTTAGACAACAATACATCGGTTATGGCAAGCTTTCAGTTACAAGATAAAAATGGAAAGCTTTTAGGAAAAGAGATCCCGAAAAATTTAAAAATTAAGGACAAGAAAGTCTCTACTAAAGTAAAGGTGGAAGATTTAGCTAAACAGAATAAAGTTTCTGTTAAAGATATTTATAAGCTAATGGCTTCAATTGATGTAGATAATGACAAAGTTTTTCAGAAAAATGAAAAAACTACTGTTGAAGTAATACCTATGGTATTGCAATCTGATCTGCTAAAAGATTCGGAAACTCTGAATAAGCTCGCAGTGAAGAGAAGTAAAGGATACAAGAAAGGAATTAAAGGAAATGAGGAAGTTAAACTAATTCAGAAAGCTCTGATTGAGTTGAATTTTGATTTGGGGAATGCTGGCGCTGATGGTTATTTTGGTAATGGGACAAAAGGAGTCATTGCACAGTTTCAAGCAGCTTATACTCCCACACATGCAACACACAAAGTATATGATTTTGGTGATATTGATGGCATTGTCGGTAAAGATACAATTCTTGCTTTAGATGAAGCTTTATGTGATGAATGGACTAGTGAAATTAAATGTTCATGTAATCGGGACTTCTCTGTCGAAGATATAAAGAAATTAGTTGCGGCTATTCGGAGTAATACATATTACGATGGAGAGAGAATATTATTTTTCCATAAGAATAAACTCTTTAATTATTATGCTAATGTTCCAGATGAAGATAGAACACATGAGAAACTAACTAAAGTATTGAATGATTCATTTAATAAATATGGAATATCAAAATGTATACACAAAATACATTATTTAGCTAATATGTATGTGGAAACAATGTATTTTACTGCTACGAGAGAAGGTAAAGGGATATCTGACTATAGATATGATCCGTATAGAGGTCGAGGATTTCAGCATCTAACCTGGAAAGAAAACTATGAAAATTATAAAGAAGAACAATGTGTAGATATAGTTACTAATTATGAATGGGTTGCTGATAAGTTAGATATTGCTGCTGATACAGGAGCATGGTATTGGGATAAGAAATCAATAAATGATTACGCGGAGAAAGATAGTATATTTGATACAGCACGATTAATAAATATTCCTGGGGCGAAAAAAAGCAGTCAGATTAATGGTTATGATAATAGAGAAAGTGCATGGAAAGCTTTGAAAAATATATTTAAATATCCAAGTAAGTGTTCTAGTGGAGGGGCTTAA
- a CDS encoding tetratricopeptide repeat protein, producing the protein MMWMTFIILFISSVSSAESIEYDPLNYIKIKDISKSGYIVKDLNEDGLNDFIIKEKNSLKLFLSEVDDYTSYEFFVKSDHFGLSNKDNFLPNNTNGFNLWFAEKNGVEADVAFLYIDGKIKSSIGYYKISEYDVLGNRLKKQMYVICDDFSLDKNDVYSIMDKTLFYKDNHFSINESDLEYLLKENPINKKNLIMYSDTANILQKKGFLSASIYLLGEIVRVYPSKTTAYENLGDAYWVLEKVNKAKDAYRTYIELMKKDGKESKISEQVLERVAR; encoded by the coding sequence ATGATGTGGATGACTTTTATTATATTGTTTATTTCATCTGTCTCTAGTGCAGAATCAATAGAGTATGATCCTTTGAATTATATAAAAATTAAAGATATATCCAAAAGTGGATATATAGTAAAGGATTTGAATGAAGATGGATTGAACGACTTTATTATAAAAGAAAAAAATAGTCTTAAACTATTTTTATCTGAAGTTGATGATTATACTAGTTATGAGTTTTTTGTAAAATCAGATCATTTTGGATTGTCAAATAAAGACAATTTCTTACCTAATAATACTAATGGTTTTAATCTCTGGTTTGCAGAGAAAAATGGTGTTGAAGCTGATGTCGCATTTTTATATATAGATGGTAAAATAAAGAGTTCTATTGGATATTATAAAATTTCTGAATATGATGTATTGGGGAATCGTTTAAAGAAACAAATGTATGTCATATGTGATGATTTTTCTCTTGATAAGAATGATGTTTATAGCATAATGGACAAAACATTATTTTATAAAGATAATCATTTCTCAATAAACGAAAGTGATCTTGAATATTTATTAAAAGAAAATCCAATAAATAAGAAAAATTTAATTATGTATAGTGATACTGCCAATATTTTACAGAAGAAAGGTTTCTTAAGTGCATCTATATATCTATTGGGTGAGATTGTTAGAGTATATCCATCAAAAACTACTGCTTATGAAAATCTTGGTGATGCCTACTGGGTGCTTGAAAAGGTCAATAAAGCAAAAGATGCATATCGGACTTATATTGAATTAATGAAAAAAGATGGTAAGGAAAGTAAAATTTCTGAGCAAGTCTTAGAACGTGTAGCTCGATGA
- a CDS encoding IS256 family transposase, with the protein MSDDKFEIDIQAFAKALQSGQGLNGKDGLLTPLIKQISEAALGAEIEQHLEAEPDNRKNGKSRKTVKTSSGEFELETPRDRNGSFDPQTVKKHQTRLTDEMERNVLSLFALGNSYQHIREYLLDMYGISVSNGTINAITDRLIPELRAWQERDLDPVYPVVWLDAVHYKIKENGRFVSKAIYTILALNIEGKKELLGIYLSDAEGAHYWLSVLTDLQNRGVKDICIACVDGLKGFPQAIETIYPQTEVQLCVIHQIRNSMKYVASKNQKAFMADLKCVYKAATLKAAEHELDELEAKWGPQYPLVIQSWRNKWENLSVYFKYPEQVRRAIYTTNAVEAVHRQFRKLTKTKGGFANETSLLKLLYAGMLKASEKWTHPVQNWNLTLSQLSIHFEGRLTPYLDL; encoded by the coding sequence ATGTCTGACGATAAATTCGAAATTGATATTCAAGCTTTTGCCAAAGCATTGCAATCCGGTCAGGGCCTCAACGGCAAAGATGGTTTGCTCACCCCGCTGATTAAGCAAATCTCTGAAGCCGCGCTCGGGGCTGAAATCGAACAGCACCTTGAAGCTGAGCCCGACAATCGCAAAAATGGAAAATCCCGCAAAACCGTTAAAACCTCATCCGGGGAATTTGAACTTGAAACGCCCCGTGACCGAAATGGCTCTTTTGACCCGCAAACTGTCAAGAAGCACCAGACCCGACTGACCGATGAGATGGAACGTAATGTCCTCTCCCTGTTTGCCCTTGGCAACAGCTATCAACATATCCGGGAATATCTGCTGGATATGTATGGTATCAGCGTTTCCAATGGCACGATTAACGCCATCACCGACCGTCTTATCCCTGAGCTCAGAGCATGGCAGGAGCGGGATTTAGACCCCGTCTATCCGGTCGTCTGGCTTGATGCCGTTCACTACAAAATCAAGGAAAACGGTCGCTTTGTTTCCAAAGCCATTTACACCATCCTTGCACTCAATATCGAAGGAAAAAAAGAGCTGCTGGGGATTTATCTCTCTGATGCCGAAGGCGCGCATTACTGGCTCAGTGTCCTGACCGACTTACAAAATCGCGGTGTCAAAGATATTTGTATTGCTTGTGTCGATGGCCTCAAAGGGTTCCCTCAGGCGATTGAAACCATTTACCCGCAGACTGAAGTCCAACTCTGTGTTATCCATCAAATCCGTAACTCGATGAAGTATGTCGCCAGCAAAAATCAGAAAGCGTTTATGGCGGATTTAAAATGTGTTTATAAAGCGGCAACCCTTAAAGCTGCCGAACATGAGCTGGATGAGCTGGAAGCCAAATGGGGACCACAATACCCGCTGGTGATTCAGTCATGGCGCAATAAATGGGAGAACTTATCGGTGTATTTCAAATATCCCGAGCAGGTTCGCAGAGCCATTTACACCACCAATGCGGTTGAGGCGGTACATCGTCAGTTCCGCAAACTGACCAAAACCAAGGGCGGTTTTGCTAATGAAACCAGCTTGCTCAAGCTGTTGTATGCAGGTATGTTGAAAGCCAGTGAAAAGTGGACACATCCGGTGCAGAACTGGAACCTGACACTGTCTCAGCTCAGCATCCACTTTGAAGGCCGACTCACTCCATATCTGGATTTATAA